The Camelus ferus isolate YT-003-E chromosome 34, BCGSAC_Cfer_1.0, whole genome shotgun sequence sequence GAACTAGTGAAAGGACACAGAAAAAGGAGAGTTGATGTCAAGATCTGGTCACCAAAACTCCAGCCTCCCTCACATACACATTAGGCCTCCGGCCAGAATCCTCCTATCATGAGTGGAAACAGGTTTCTCCAGGCGCTCGGATCTAATTTCATCGGTAACTACTGTACTTCTCTATAATTTGTGTCATTCCTTTCCCTAGTCATTAAAGTTAGCTGCTTCCAAACGCCTACTGACTATTTTAggacttctattatttttaagatcTGGGTTTCCGAAAGACTCATGGAAACAGAAATGCGTTCCAGACATCCATGCTAGGTCCTTTATTATACAGCAGCTCCTGGTCATTTTACAACAAGACCTACCCCATCATCAACATCCCACACTCAGTGAGCCTTTAAGATCATAAAGCCGTTACTGCTAGTCCAAATGATGGATTTTAAATATCGACTTGGAATCCTCTGAGGCTTATCGTGACTGTTCTGTTTCTAGGCAGAGCTATGTGTTGGCTGGTTTGAGATAGGTGAGGTGAGTTTTAATTTACTTACTGCAGCCGAGGGGAAGAGCAATCCAACCAAGAAGTTGGAGGTCCAGTTGGAACAACCAGCCACTGCCATTGCAGCTGGGCGGGGTCCCTGGCCAAAGAGTTCAGCCACAATAAACCAGGGAATGGGGCCTGGGCCAATTTCAAAGAAGGCCACGAAGACCAAGATGGCCCCAATACAGATAAAGCTCATCCAATTATAATTATCctataagaaaggaagaaagcaaagttAGTATTCATAGAACGACCCAGGCAGGAGCCAGCTTCCCAGAGAGGAGTACTGACTAATAATGAAAAGGTCCTTCTGTCCCGTGGTATAAAGGAGTTACTGGCCCTAGGAGCCTCGGGTCTTTGAATCCTAGCAGTGTGACCACACATGCCCCTCTGCACCGAGGCATTtcatcatctgggaaatgggactAATTACCTCAAGGTttctttaagaattaaatgagataatgtatttttcaagCCATACGTTATATAGACATAAGGATTAAGGCAGTTCAGTGACCTCTGTCTGATAACCCACTCTTCTCAAAACCCTGGGCCTGGCGCTTCTCCCAAATGCCGTCTGTACGATCTCCAACCTCAActacccacccctctcccctttccccaccccctctttccccCACAAAGAGCACTCACCTTTAACAGCAAGGAAATCGTCATGAGGACAGAACAGAAAGCCATTCCTCCAAGGCCTGTCAGATGTAGAGTCCTCCTCCCCGCCCTTTCCACCAGGAACAGCTAcaagaataagaataataataataaacatggAACATCTGCTTTCCCTTTTATGAAGACGCCGCAGGAGCTACCCGAATCCGCCGCACACAGCAGGACAGCTGCGGTAGTCACACGTCGTCTTCTCCAGCTCCAAGTTAGAAGTGTCCCATGGACTCCCTTCCCATACCCACCTCCTGCCCACCTACTGCCTATTCGCTTGAAGCGAGTGAAGACCGCTTCGCCCCTCATCTCCCCCGAAAGGAATTCGACAGCAACAAAAAGGGTTAACTAAATAACGATAGGGAGGTGGAAGGACCCACAACCCATCTTTGAACATATGGAGCAAAAATTCTCCTCCCCCCTCAGAAATGATCCAAACACATGACTTACAGAAACCACAGTGAAGATCGTATTAACCACGCCAGCACCAATAGTGGCATAGACCGGCTCCTGGACACCTGCATCTTTGAAGATTCCCGTTGAGTAATAGAACACCTAGTAGGGAACAAAAGATGCAACTATGAAATTCAACTGTGCACAGCAGTTACACCGAACCTGcaaaaaatcaactcagaaaaGTACCAGAAGTGAAGGAGTCCTTCccagagttttgttgttgttgttgttcaatcACAGTATCTTCTGCAAATTAATTATCTTCTGTATCTTAGGTCTATTATTCTCTTCTTAATTTCCCTCAATTCTAGctgcttatttccattttttcttctaaCTATGTTTATTCTTACTGCTCCATTTAGCCTCTTCCTTATGACTAccttattaactttttaaagccataagtccttttacatttttctttctttcttttttttacatttttcaattaCACCTTTTCAATGGACTACTTCTCTAACCCCCTGACCCCAACAATGATACTCATTGATGTCTCCATTTGACAGTGAAGACACTGAGGGGTAACCTCAGCCTGCTCGTGTAATTAGAAGCAGAACTTGGGCTGGAATTCCTAGCACTAGGTCTTTGCAAGTGTTTTAGGAGATAACACcagctattattttaatttaatatacaCTATCACATAAGCTGCtatttaaagtatattatttttattatttgctcaACACTGTGCTACAGCGTGGGGCTGCTCCAACCCCCAGAGCTAAGGAGATGTCAGACCGTGGACTCAGACCAAGAATACAAGGGCACAGGGTCTAGATCACTCAGTCCCTCAGGTCTGGTTTAAGAGTTTCCGATTTGACCCGGAGTATTTGCCCTCATACCAGTAGTCATTAGGCTTCACTGAACATATGCTTCCGCATTGGGAAATCCCTACAACCTAAGATAGAAACTAcgtaatttttccaaaataagatCAAGGTTGTGCTTTTTGAACCTGAGATACTGACTAGTCCTCTAGGAGAGAAGCAGGGGTGAGCTAAGTAAAGCTGTTAGAAAACATTCCAAGAGTATTTAATGATTATAAAGCTTGTCAGGAAAGACATCTGAAGAGTTAAAACTAGGAATGAATAGTTATGCCAGTCCTCTTTCTTATTATATAACGGTGTGCACGTCAAAACCTGACACGTTCCTACAGATCCCAAGCAGACTCCTTACAGTGAAACCGCTCCGCTGCCTGGCACCATCGAGCTGGGTTACGCTAACCCGCACACCAGCTGCCTTAACAGCTGTTTACTTTGCAATGTAAACAGGGTAAACACTATCCAGCCTCTTATCCCTCTGCCTTtaagggaaattaaaaacagaaaaaagtgatTTTCACACACGGTTTGACATCTGCCTTACAGAATGCTCATCTATCATTGGTAATCTTCCCAGAGTGGTCTGTCTTTTTCTGATCTTATTTTGCAGGCCTCGGACTGCGGGGGAGGCCAGCAGGCACCTGCGGGGCAGAACTGAAGAGGGCAGTTGTCACTCTCAGGACATGCACCTGCGCTGGAGGCCTCACTAGTCCTAGCCTTGCTGCTCGGGGAAGTCTCGAGAGTATTTTTGATTACAGTGGTTTTTCAAAGGAGGAAATCTGAGATTGAGATCCATCAAAAGCAGCTTTTTCACACTATCCTTTCTCCCAGGTTGTGCTATAACCGCCTCTAAGCCCTCAGGAGAAGCACAGCCATTTCAAACACAGTATCCTCGTGGCAAGTTAGGCAGAAAAGGCCAAGAAGCAACTTACTCTGAGTATCATGTTTTGCAAAATGCTTTGTCACACAACGATTTGACCACACTGATCACGTTTTGATGGGAAACCTCAGGGCATGAATCAGAGGTGGGACAAGAATATTTGGATTCCTCCTACCCAAATGTTCTATTTTCAGGTGGATAGAAGGTACAGGAATACCCTCTCTGACCACAACCAAGACTCAAAAGGAGTAAGCTGATTTTTGCGTGAATACAATGGCCACCTGCCAAATGCTAGCTTCCGTTTTGCCCCACACTCTAAACTGTCATAGTCACTAGTCTACGTTGCACAAAATATATAAGGTAAAGCCAGCTCGGCCTGAAGTTGCCAGCGCGCTCACAGACCTCGTAACTGCTCCCCAGGGCTTTACACTGATTTTTAGACAGTAAAGTTCTGGAAAAAGAACCGAGGTGAATTAATTCTCAGATCCACTTTGGTTGTATGGCCTGTGTTATCATTGATGACATCATATAAGCTAGATCAGAGTTAAAGagaactggaaattttaaaattgagtggTCAGTCAACAGTGGTGGGGTTGAATGCCCAGCAAGTTAAGaaccacaaagaaaaatgatttaataaaggATTATTTgaccaccaaaaaataaaataaaaaagagtggtcaaaaaaaagaataaaaattagataCATTGCAGTActgtaaatattgaaaaaatatccGGAAGAGGACAAATGTTAACTGAGTTCCAAGACTAAGGGTGACAAATTTTTcacctcttttcatcttttcacaTGGAAAACATGTACTATAGATATCATTTTAAGACATGAAAAACTAAACCAAATCAAAACCTGGATAGTCAACATTTTCTGAGTGGCTGCTATGTGGTAAGCATTGGGAGAGACCCTGTACATGTGAGAAGGTGACCAGTAACCAAGGCTGTTCACCCCCGGTCAGGCGTTTTAAGTCGCGGATCTGAGGACAGGTGGACACTCACGGCGTTGATCCCGGAGAGCTGCTGGGAGAGCTGCAGCATGACGGAGATGATGATGGGCTGGCGGTAGCTGGGCGCTCTGAAGAGCTCCAGCACAGTGACTTGCTTTTCTTGTGCCATCCGAACACTCTCGTCTTTCATCTCCTGGATGTCCTGAGCCACATCCTGGGTGCCCCACAATCGCTGGAGGACTGGTGGAAGGAACCAAGAGGAAAGGTTCAAGATAAGCTGCTGTCCCCAGAGCCTTCCCCCTTAAGACAGCTGGCAGGAAGCCAGGCGAGATGAGAGCTGAGCCCCGGAAGCGGCCGATCAGTCAGCATCTGGGACTTAACTTGCCTTCTCACCTTATTCTTTAGGGGCTGAAAGTTTCTGAGTCAattaacaacaagtttatactgtatagcacagggaactatattcagtatcttatctTAAAACAAACTGCAAGCCTAAAATTCCTATAGTGAAGGTGTGAAGGGGACTCACTCTCCTTAgcattctcctcttcttttctgttAATGAGCAAGAATCTCGGACTTTCGGGGCAAAATGGCAGCGCAGCACATTGCAGGACAGCTGGAATAATGGTGAAGCCCAAGAGCAGTGGCCAGAGCTCTTCAGTCCCCATGATGACTTTCAGACCAAAGATCTAGAAgccaaagaaaatactttaaattccATACTGTATAGGCCAcaagtggattttaaaaaatgaaagtgtttAGAAAATCATCTACTCTTTTAATCACAGGAAAAGACTTTGtttcttctactttctctttctctctgccctgctTTCTTAACCATCTATGAGCTATAGTAATATTAGTATCTGAAACATATAAAGTCGAATTATGCGCCATATTCTGGATTGCTTTATCTATGTAAATTCATTTAATGAGCCATGAAACTAACAGAAGTTCTGGAGTACCTGGGCCACCAGAATCCCGATAACGATGCCCAGCTGGTTGAGAGTGCCGAAGGCCCCCCGCAGGGCGGTAGGAGATATCTCCCCAATGTACATGGGGACAAATCCTGTGCAGAGTCCACAGAAGATGCCAATAATCAGTCGGCCCAGGATCAGCATTTCAACCGACTCCGCTATTTTGCAGAAGCCCATCAGGCAGCCACCAGCAATGGCCAACAGGTTGACGATTAGCATTGAATTGCGCCTGAAAGATTAAACAAAGGCAAGTGAAGTTAGCATAAGAGACCCGatctctccccttctttccttATCATTCTACCCTTCTGCAAGCTGGTACGTCTTTTGGTCTAACTTTTCCACTTTCTCTTATCAGAACATTTCTGGCTGAGATAACCAGGACCAATGGATCTTATACCTCTGTACGTATAAGGCTCACCCAGAGAACATGTTTAAGATTCTCCTCGCTAAGTCCTAGCTGTAGCCTAGAATTTTAGCAAGCACTTTAAGGCCAGTTATTCTCAAAGTGGTCCACAAACAGCATCAGCTAGAAATTTGCTAGAAATTAAAACTGTCCCACCTCATCCCAGATTTGCTAAGTCATTAGGCCTAagtctggggtggagcccagcaatcCATGTTTTAAGAAGGCCTCCAAGTGATTGGATGCAAACTGAAGTTTGGAACACTGCCTGAGGCAATTCTGATAGAGTCAGTCCAGAGAAACACTCAAGAGAAATTTTTGGACTAGGGCTGATTTTTTTATGCTTCTTACTGCATTTTGTTATAATGTAATTGCTTAGAAACTTAGAAACTCCTGCAGATGTTGGAGGATCAGCATCATGGTACTtgactctgactctgactctgacTCGGGTGGCCCAGTGGAATTACCTgaggaaatctgaaaaatactgaTTCATGGACCCTATCCCCAGAGAGGCTGATGTAATTGGCTTGGGGTGTAGTCCAGCACTGGGACTTTTAAAAGCTCCCCCAGGAGATCCTAAATGTGCAGTGGGGGTGGAGAAccactgttaagagaataagtCTCCTCCTCATTGTCACCTTTACTTTCCTCTGCATCCTCTTCCCCCCTCCTCATTAGGTTCTTTTGCTAATAAAATAACAATAGGAAGAAAACCATGTTAGTTATGGGAGGTCCATGTTAACCGTTTTGTGACTATATCTGCCCGCAGACCAAGGATTATAAAATACTTCTTCCCAATCCTGCAATATTAAATTATGAAAACACTTGCATAAAATCCCCCAAatcttaatttaatattttttggggggaaggtaattagacttatttatttatttatttaatggaagtactggggattgaacccaggaccttgcgcatgctaagcatgcgctctacctccctccaccaaattTTAACTAAAGCAAATGTCTGACCTTGTAAATAAAGTATGTTTCTAGGAAACTCCAGTGGACTTTACCAGAGAATAACTCTGAATTAGCTTAAGCTGGACTATAGTCTCCAGTCACTCCCAGGCCCATCTCCTGATGGGCAGGAGAGCTCCAAGCAAGAGCAGTCATATCCAGTGCCAGCTGGACCAGTTTTTCCTTGATCAGAATTTGAGGTGTTCTCATGCAAATGCATCATCATCCCCTTGTTCTAAGTCTCAATACCGGTCCTCAGTGCAACCAGTGTAGCCCCCTTCCTTGCCCAGTTTGTGGTCAATACCTGCCAAATCGGTTGACAAAGAGTCCAACAGAAAAGGAGCCAATCATACCACCGACGGAGAAGATGGCCACAGACAAGGACCACAGAGACGTGAGTAACTCCTTAGAGGGAAGCTTGTCTAACCTATCTTCCAAAGTATAATTGAGAAAGTCCTTTATGATCTGCAAATTAAAACGGTTGGTGGGAGGACAGGGATAAATACATGGCAATGGAAGACAGATACCACATAGGAGTTAATGTTACCAGCTCTGAAAAGAACAAGTTTTCATTTGTCCTGAAAATTCCCGTAGGTAGTAGTACTGAAGTGCTGATGTTCGGTGACTACCCCAGCTCTCCCCCGCGACCTAAGGGATAACCCCTCAGGGATAATAAAGGAAGTGTGTCCCCATGGGGTGAGAGGAAGAATGAGTACAGTCCAGGGTACAGAGAGCATCTGAGCCTTTTGCTTGATCAGTGATTCAATTAGCCACCCACCCTTGCCAGTTATTCCCCCTCTAAGTCTTGGCCAGGCCAGCTACCAAGTTTGTCTAAAATTGTTAATTCTGAAAACACTGCCAAAGGAATACTTCCCCTATTCCAACTCTAATTGCCTGGTACTCACCACCTCAGGAGCATTGATTACTCCGGTGTTGTAACCAAACTGGAAAGAGCCGATTGTAGCAACAGTGATGGCAAAGATCAGAGGTGCGGtgacctggggggaggggagaaagaagaaacagtcCTTAAAACCCTTGAGTGATGATTGTCTCTTATTAAGAAGATTATATATTACGAGAACTTGGCCTGTGAGTGGtatgaaaacaacaaaacttaaTGAGATGTAGGTAATGAATACAGGACACAAAAGGATTATATACAGGTTACACTAAAATGCTTGTCTCGAGATAAACAGGTGAGCATGGAGGGTAAATTTGGAAAAAGTGGCAAGAAGATGTGGGCAGGCAGAAGCTAAGAGGACCTGGGTTAGTCGGTCTGGAAACATTCAAAAAACTGCCCCAGGTAAAAGCAAACACAGAACTGACCACTGGCCTCAGGAATAGAAAAGATTGTGAGGGCAAAGTAAAAAGCCTAGTGTtccgggggagggtgtagctcagtggtagagcgcatgcttagcatgcatgaagtcctgcgttcaattcccagtacgtctattaaaaaataaataaacctaattacctcccccgggGGGGGGGCAGTGAACAAAGCCTAgggtttctaagaacagattctTTTGGAAACAGCTGGATCCAGTGCAGGCTCACCTGTACCCCAGATCCCACGGAAGGCCAGAATGGTGGTGGTGTTTCTTCATCACTGGGCTGCTTTTAACTCTCTGGATCGCGTAATCTACAGTTTCTACCCACTGTATCCTTGGCCCCATTTGAAATTGTTCCCGTGTACTTAATACTGTAGTGCtatcccccacccacccagcaggGGGCGAACACAATCTCTCACTCCCAATCCAGCACTTAGGAGACAtttggtggggggcgggggggcggggaggtgcaGAAGTCAACCCAGTTATCACTCACCTTGCAGGGAATAATTCTCATCATCTTAATTTCCACTTCAAGGTAGCTCAATTTTTATGCCTGAGGCCCAACCCTTCCTCATCCTCAACTCCCCTCTCAGGTCAGACAATGGCAGGCGAGAAGTTTCAGTTGCCCAAATTTTGACCTTGCCTCCCAAGCAACTAGGCTTAAGGACCCTTGAGGTCTCCACCAGGACACAGCTTTGTTTAATCCTCTCCTTTGAGTAAAAACCTCTTCTTTTCACTCATCATTTGCCATCCTTGTGGGCCTTctcattttttcttcccttctcttatcttcctttattttcaggTAAGTTTACCTTAGGGATAATGCCTTCCTCCCTACAAATACTGTATCCTTAGACACAAAAATACATTCATACATCATGCACGCACAATTACAACCAATAAGAAGGATGGCTGGAACTCTCCCTCCTTAGAATCCAGACTCCCATAGGTCATGGAACAGATGGCGGGACACCTACCCAGGACCCCAGACAAATCCCAGGTCCTTTCAAGGTCTAACACTTGCAGAGAAATCCTGACGCCAGCTCTCAGACCCACAGTCATCATCAACCCAAaagcagcccccaacccccatctATCTATCTCATCCCTACATATTCAGTAGCATGTAGTTatgtaaaaaaaacccaaaccaaaccaaaaaaaaaaaaaaaaaaaaccacgaaaaacaaacacaacttcTCCAGGTGATTTCCCTGCAACAGAAGGTGAATGGAACTGGGATAAATCCTTGACAGGATATGACATTCAGGGAGAACTGGTGAAATTGTGGCACCGCAGCCTGGAGAGGAAATGGAAAGGCTCTAAGATGGCTAAGTGACTCCGCACGAAAAAGAACGCGGCAGTCACCACTAAGGTTTGCCTTTCTCAGCGTATCCCAAACAAGCAAAGATAACCAGCAGTTTGACGTTCTTACCTTCGCTGTCCCCATGGCCCTAATTCAATTCTTTTCGAATCCTCAGTAAGATCTGGGAGTCGGATTCCAGAGACACCTCTCCCAGCCAACAAATCCTTCACCACGTCCTTCCCGGCAGCAAGTTCTCCTCGAGATGCTCGCAGGACCGCTCTAACAGCTCATCCTCACAAGCCGGCAATGAGTGGGCACTTATTTAAAAGCTCTGCAAAGGGCGGAGCCTGGGCGAcaagccccctgccccaccccacgcCCGCCCCCAAGTAATCTCCGGACCTCCCGGAATTTTGTGACCTCAAACTCTCCCCCCACCCTAGGCAACAACCCTCCGCCCATCTTTCTAAAACCAcatcctccaccctccctccactccGTTTTTTTAAGCTcgtcctccttccctcttctgagaGCCTCTTAGTTTCACAGACAAAGTGCTACCAGAAaagcctggagggagggcagaTACACTTTATTTTTGGCTCTCGCAACTGTTCGGAATTGAATCAATCTGTAAAAAGACGAGAATAAATGCTATCTATATTAGGCAAAGTCGACTGGGTGCTACTGTGAGTTAAGGCTGTCTGCCGGAGTGTAAACAGAATAATTCATAATCCTATGCATTTATCAGGGGCTCTTTGACTGTAGGCTGTGCCTATGATGTTGAAGCGGTGGGGAAGGATAGTTTGagagaaggaaagcaaaagaGGGAATCATTGGACCAGTTTGGGGCTCTGCTTGTCCTCTGATAGCGCAATTATTGCTAGGAGGAAGAAAACCTGAATATTTAGGAGCCAGAACAACTCCCCGAGGCTGCAGGAAAGAGACAATCACCTGCCTGTGGGACACAATCCAAACTCCGTATTATGGCCTTCCCCACACCGACCACCCCTCCTGAATTCTGCCCATTCTGCAGTTTGCCTCCAGTCTCAGGTTTACAGCATCCAGGGTAGGACAGTTATCAAATTCCGCAAAACAGGTGTCTGCGAAGCATATACTCCCTATCAGGCACCCTTTGAAAAGTTGGGGATCCATCTATCAGGGTATAGGACAAAAAAGTCCTGGCCCGCAAGGAATTCGTGGTGCTTTCCATCctccacttcaaaaataaaaaagggacgAGGCCAAATGAGTTTTACACAACTGGAGAGGATTATCAATATCCGATGACTACTTCTGGGCTGTGCATTTCTTGAAAGGAAAGTGTGAGATAAATATCTGATAACTAAGCCATGCAAGAAAACTGAGCAAGATGAGTGGGAAAAACGGATAAGAAAAATGTGAACGGAGGGCGATGAAGGATACTGAAAGGGGAGAGCAGTGGCTCCAGTGTGAGAGTAAAGGAAGGAAGACAATTCCGTTGGAGTTTAAAGAGTTGGGTGAGAGCTAAGAGTACCGCCTTGCTGGAGGGGAAATATCGGTGGCCAGGTTCCTAACGCCTATTGATCCGTAGCCTAGCAACGCCTCGGGCAGGACCAGCGAGGCGGGTAGGGTGCAAGGAGCACggcaaagagagagaattttgcTCGAGGGTTAACTGGACAAGTGTATCTTTCTTCGAGGTTTTGATTGAGGGCCTAGAATTCAAACAGATACTACTGGACTTGGAACAAACCACGTTATATTGTCTCTGTTCtttaaaagaggatttttaaaaattgaagtatagttaactcACATTATATtacttttaggtgtacaacatagtgattcagtttttttatacattacaaatatACACCGCTAAATGGGGATATTTTCTGAACCTCATGGTTAGCTGAGAGAACTGGGGATGAGTGAAACGTGACTTCCGTGAggccacccctctcctcccccacttcATCCCGGTTTTCCAGGAAATACCCAGCCTAGGGGCCCCTTTAGTTACCACAGCAACGGGATTTAGCAGCCAAGGGACAAAGAATATCCTGTATGGCAGCGCTGTCCAACAGAAACTCAATTTGCGCCATTTATGGAATATTAAATTTTCTAAGTAGCTTcatcaaaacttttaaaagaaaaaatttttaagaaacaagagaaattaatttgaataattatttgacctgatatatgcaaaagaatatcAGCTGAGCATATACatcaatataaaaacattaagatagtttactttttttctactaagtcttcaaaattcaGTGTATGTCTTACATTTACCGCACATCTCCATTTTAGGCCCTAAGTTTTCCACAGCTGCAGAAATATTTCGTTCTAATCAAGACAACAAAGTTGTGTTTAATAGGAAACTATTTTAAACTGcttccattttaataaaaattaaactgtattcaatatcttgtaataacctagaatgggaaagaatttgaaaaaaaaaacagatatatgtataactgaatcattttgctgtgcacctgaaacataaat is a genomic window containing:
- the SLC2A3 gene encoding solute carrier family 2, facilitated glucose transporter member 3 isoform X1, which gives rise to MESSKQDVTAPLIFAITVATIGSFQFGYNTGVINAPEVIIKDFLNYTLEDRLDKLPSKELLTSLWSLSVAIFSVGGMIGSFSVGLFVNRFGRRNSMLIVNLLAIAGGCLMGFCKIAESVEMLILGRLIIGIFCGLCTGFVPMYIGEISPTALRGAFGTLNQLGIVIGILVAQIFGLKVIMGTEELWPLLLGFTIIPAVLQCAALPFCPESPRFLLINRKEEENAKEILQRLWGTQDVAQDIQEMKDESVRMAQEKQVTVLELFRAPSYRQPIIISVMLQLSQQLSGINAVFYYSTGIFKDAGVQEPVYATIGAGVVNTIFTVVSLFLVERAGRRTLHLTGLGGMAFCSVLMTISLLLKDNYNWMSFICIGAILVFVAFFEIGPGPIPWFIVAELFGQGPRPAAMAVAGCSNWTSNFLVGLLFPSAAFYLGAYVFIVFTAFLVIFWVFTFFKVPETRGRTFEEITRAFEGQAQEGHRAEKGPVMEMNSIQPTKDTNV
- the SLC2A3 gene encoding solute carrier family 2, facilitated glucose transporter member 3 isoform X3, with amino-acid sequence MLLRWRNSMLIVNLLAIAGGCLMGFCKIAESVEMLILGRLIIGIFCGLCTGFVPMYIGEISPTALRGAFGTLNQLGIVIGILVAQIFGLKVIMGTEELWPLLLGFTIIPAVLQCAALPFCPESPRFLLINRKEEENAKEILQRLWGTQDVAQDIQEMKDESVRMAQEKQVTVLELFRAPSYRQPIIISVMLQLSQQLSGINAVFYYSTGIFKDAGVQEPVYATIGAGVVNTIFTVVSLFLVERAGRRTLHLTGLGGMAFCSVLMTISLLLKDNYNWMSFICIGAILVFVAFFEIGPGPIPWFIVAELFGQGPRPAAMAVAGCSNWTSNFLVGLLFPSAAFYLGAYVFIVFTAFLVIFWVFTFFKVPETRGRTFEEITRAFEGQAQEGHRAEKGPVMEMNSIQPTKDTNV
- the SLC2A3 gene encoding solute carrier family 2, facilitated glucose transporter member 3 isoform X2, with the protein product MGTAKVTAPLIFAITVATIGSFQFGYNTGVINAPEVIIKDFLNYTLEDRLDKLPSKELLTSLWSLSVAIFSVGGMIGSFSVGLFVNRFGRRNSMLIVNLLAIAGGCLMGFCKIAESVEMLILGRLIIGIFCGLCTGFVPMYIGEISPTALRGAFGTLNQLGIVIGILVAQIFGLKVIMGTEELWPLLLGFTIIPAVLQCAALPFCPESPRFLLINRKEEENAKEILQRLWGTQDVAQDIQEMKDESVRMAQEKQVTVLELFRAPSYRQPIIISVMLQLSQQLSGINAVFYYSTGIFKDAGVQEPVYATIGAGVVNTIFTVVSLFLVERAGRRTLHLTGLGGMAFCSVLMTISLLLKDNYNWMSFICIGAILVFVAFFEIGPGPIPWFIVAELFGQGPRPAAMAVAGCSNWTSNFLVGLLFPSAAFYLGAYVFIVFTAFLVIFWVFTFFKVPETRGRTFEEITRAFEGQAQEGHRAEKGPVMEMNSIQPTKDTNV